In the genome of Myxococcales bacterium, one region contains:
- a CDS encoding DHH family phosphoesterase: MTTSTNLVETLTAAKGEKLVVLLSGHPDPDSIGSALAHRRICEHVGVEATLAHAHPVSRLENRALVKLLGVEMLRVSSPRELESFRYVSLVDTSVPEASIPLPAGLEILTIVDHHRGAAAEARFKDIRPSLGATATIYAQYFENGVVPFGGTSRDDSLVATALLCGIRADTDDFIFATPEDFQAAAYLKSLADMSVLRRLGRRVVAAVSMDTLSRALGDLEIVRDFALSGVGAVAPGDRDAIGEAADFILRREDIDTVLVYGIVGDHVDGSLRTSSPSVDPASFLENAFGCDPSGRPYGGGRSDKGGFKLPLGLLAEAEDRTAIWQHVRDIVRARVGRVVPGLG, translated from the coding sequence GTGACGACGAGCACGAACTTGGTCGAGACCCTGACGGCGGCGAAGGGTGAGAAGTTGGTCGTGTTGCTCAGCGGGCACCCGGATCCGGACTCCATCGGTTCGGCGCTGGCGCATCGACGGATCTGCGAGCACGTCGGCGTCGAGGCGACCCTGGCACACGCCCACCCGGTGTCCCGGCTCGAGAACCGCGCACTCGTGAAGCTGCTCGGGGTCGAGATGCTGCGGGTGAGCTCTCCGCGCGAGCTCGAATCGTTTCGATATGTTTCGCTGGTGGACACCTCCGTCCCGGAGGCCTCCATTCCGCTGCCCGCTGGCCTCGAGATCTTGACCATCGTCGATCACCACCGCGGGGCCGCGGCCGAGGCGCGTTTCAAGGACATCCGCCCCAGCTTGGGTGCGACTGCGACCATCTACGCTCAGTACTTCGAGAACGGAGTCGTCCCATTTGGCGGGACCTCACGCGACGATTCCCTCGTGGCAACCGCGCTGCTCTGCGGAATTCGCGCGGACACGGACGACTTCATCTTCGCGACACCGGAGGACTTCCAGGCCGCGGCGTACCTGAAGTCGCTGGCGGACATGAGTGTGCTCCGGCGCTTGGGGCGCCGCGTGGTGGCCGCCGTCAGCATGGACACCCTGTCGCGCGCGCTTGGGGATCTGGAGATCGTCAGGGACTTTGCCCTCTCCGGCGTCGGGGCCGTGGCGCCGGGCGATCGCGATGCGATCGGCGAGGCGGCTGATTTCATCCTGCGCCGCGAGGACATCGACACGGTGCTGGTCTACGGAATCGTCGGAGATCACGTGGACGGGTCACTGCGTACGTCGAGCCCCAGTGTGGACCCGGCGTCGTTTCTCGAGAACGCCTTCGGCTGTGATCCGAGCGGTCGCCCGTATGGTGGCGGGCGCTCCGACAAAGGAGGGTTCAAGCTGCCTCTGGGACTGCTGGCGGAGGCCGAAGACCGCACAGCGATCTGGCAGCACGTTCGCGACATCGTGCGTGCGCGGGTGGGGCGAGTGGTGCCGGGACTGGGTTGA
- a CDS encoding lectin: MQPGQSLNAGDSLTNCKGNVTLTMQGDGNLVVYGPPGALWSSNTAGTGSNNFAAMQGDGNFVVYAGSTPLWWSNTAGSSGAYLAVQDDGNVVIYQGSTALWSTGTCCY, translated from the coding sequence CTGCAGCCGGGGCAGTCGTTGAATGCGGGGGATTCCCTGACGAACTGCAAGGGGAACGTCACACTCACCATGCAGGGCGACGGGAACCTCGTCGTCTACGGCCCGCCGGGCGCACTCTGGTCGTCGAACACCGCCGGCACCGGCAGCAACAACTTCGCTGCCATGCAGGGCGACGGAAACTTCGTGGTGTACGCCGGGAGCACACCGCTCTGGTGGTCGAACACCGCCGGCTCCTCGGGTGCCTACCTGGCCGTTCAGGACGACGGAAACGTCGTTATCTACCAGGGCAGCACGGCGTTGTGGTCCACGGGCACTTGCTGCTACTGA
- a CDS encoding radical SAM protein yields the protein MANLGYLQLTRGCLQACRFCSNPPTGVELTEDEMKREIDQLQEFGYDGVILTGGEPTSSPLLFPALSHARERGLYSRMITNGQRLSNHDFFRRAVDAGLSHIHVSIHSHRREVHDFITQYPGAWDHLVTTLAHVPEMGITCDINTVINTYNADHLHEVVIWLTDRFPFLRHFVWNNMDPDGNRAEENPDCIARHHEFLVSLELAMEYLHASGRTFRAERVPLCFMRRFAWASTESRKIIKEEERCIRFLDQKGFIRQLEFLHGKGSACDFCRFDPICAGMFSMAKTFDERELSPVFEDPLPVIRRVLGHEPDAALVERIRARRGRRSGSEQPSDEQRARARLRVL from the coding sequence GTGGCGAACCTCGGTTATCTCCAGCTGACGCGCGGATGCCTGCAGGCGTGTCGTTTCTGCAGCAATCCGCCCACCGGCGTCGAGCTGACCGAAGACGAGATGAAGCGGGAGATCGATCAGCTACAGGAGTTCGGCTACGACGGCGTGATCCTGACCGGCGGCGAGCCGACCTCCTCGCCGCTGTTGTTTCCGGCGCTGAGCCACGCCCGCGAGCGCGGTCTCTACAGCCGCATGATCACCAACGGTCAACGATTGTCGAATCACGACTTCTTCCGCCGCGCCGTGGACGCCGGGCTGAGCCACATTCACGTCTCGATCCACAGCCACCGCCGCGAGGTGCACGACTTCATCACCCAGTACCCGGGCGCCTGGGACCACCTGGTCACCACGCTGGCTCACGTACCGGAGATGGGCATCACTTGTGACATCAACACGGTGATCAACACCTACAACGCCGATCACCTGCACGAGGTGGTGATCTGGCTCACGGATCGCTTCCCGTTCCTGCGTCACTTCGTGTGGAACAACATGGACCCGGACGGCAACCGCGCCGAAGAGAACCCCGACTGCATCGCCCGCCACCACGAGTTCCTGGTCTCGCTCGAGCTGGCCATGGAGTACCTGCACGCGAGCGGTCGCACCTTCCGCGCGGAGCGAGTCCCGTTGTGTTTCATGCGCCGCTTCGCCTGGGCCTCGACGGAGAGCCGCAAGATCATCAAGGAGGAAGAGCGCTGCATCCGCTTCCTCGATCAGAAGGGTTTCATCCGTCAGCTCGAGTTCTTGCACGGCAAGGGCAGCGCCTGCGACTTCTGCCGCTTCGATCCGATCTGCGCCGGCATGTTCTCGATGGCCAAGACCTTCGACGAGCGCGAGCTGTCGCCGGTGTTCGAAGATCCGCTGCCGGTCATTCGCCGAGTGCTCGGCCACGAACCGGACGCGGCCCTGGTGGAGCGCATCCGAGCCCGTAGAGGCAGGCGCTCCGGGTCGGAACAACCAAGTGACGAACAACGGGCGCGGGCGCGGCTCCGGGTCCTCTGA
- a CDS encoding radical SAM protein, with amino-acid sequence MSDERDIERMLWRERVANRPKHWVRAVTACNSRCVFCLDSDTPRNVYLPVDEIKRELDRGLDELGADKVIISGGEASLHPAFAELVRYAKERGYDRVQTVTNGYRFADKEFFESALAAGLGEITYSLHGHTAELHDRLTGTPGAFKRIVKAIVRSLRDGRPIVNVDVVINKQNVAVLDKIVEFSISLGITEFDLLHVIPQAAAFDNRAELFYDVRDHLPVLQKVFRLNRHPRFVVWTNRFPVSFLEGLEDLIQDPHKMLDEVNGRRFQVRRYLDEGKPLDCRHPERCPECFIEPFCTTMDRTVARQNAGGFDVYWLGTRAYAKEALPFGTSLVGVEVERFSELAKLPSELGVYVRTATDEQLPLDFGSRRVVLVATTASQLDAWLATGSNPNVELDIELGQDTAGWLLEHRELLAANADRLRLHQPSHEHLSEATAHDLRDPRAFFQQLMLPLRVSGLPACLAPGANWCEERAILEAAWFDAESGRLDIRELARFHIRARYGAKSVRCADCVVEARCEGAHINWVRDQGLGKLTPLVEGAEAERVAQRLEQLYPVAPPRLSKASPPEPVAPSLPGFPEPTAAPMDPLAAIALAQQEKRAKRNLPLAKV; translated from the coding sequence ATGAGCGACGAACGCGACATCGAGCGCATGCTCTGGCGCGAACGCGTCGCCAATCGCCCCAAGCACTGGGTGCGCGCGGTCACGGCCTGCAACAGCCGCTGTGTCTTCTGCCTGGACTCGGACACACCGCGCAACGTCTACCTGCCCGTCGACGAGATCAAACGCGAGCTCGACCGGGGTCTGGACGAGCTGGGCGCGGACAAGGTCATCATCTCGGGCGGTGAAGCCTCGCTGCACCCGGCCTTCGCCGAGCTGGTGCGTTACGCCAAAGAGCGCGGTTACGACCGCGTCCAGACCGTGACCAACGGTTACCGCTTCGCCGACAAGGAGTTCTTCGAGTCCGCCCTCGCGGCCGGCCTGGGCGAGATCACCTACAGCTTGCACGGTCACACGGCCGAGCTGCACGACCGACTCACCGGGACTCCGGGGGCGTTCAAGCGCATCGTCAAGGCCATCGTGCGGTCCTTGCGCGACGGGCGTCCAATCGTCAACGTCGACGTCGTCATCAACAAACAAAACGTGGCGGTGCTCGACAAGATCGTCGAGTTCTCAATCTCGCTCGGCATCACCGAGTTCGATCTGCTGCACGTCATTCCCCAGGCGGCGGCCTTCGACAATCGCGCCGAGCTCTTTTACGACGTGCGCGACCACCTGCCCGTGTTGCAGAAGGTGTTCCGACTCAACCGCCATCCACGCTTCGTGGTGTGGACGAATCGCTTCCCGGTCTCGTTCCTGGAGGGGCTCGAGGATCTGATCCAAGATCCCCACAAGATGCTCGACGAGGTGAACGGGCGACGCTTCCAGGTGCGCCGTTACCTGGATGAAGGCAAACCGCTCGACTGTCGCCACCCGGAGCGCTGCCCGGAGTGTTTCATCGAGCCGTTTTGCACCACCATGGATCGAACGGTCGCCCGGCAGAACGCCGGCGGTTTCGATGTCTACTGGCTGGGCACGCGGGCCTACGCCAAGGAAGCCCTGCCCTTTGGCACGAGCCTCGTGGGGGTCGAAGTGGAGCGGTTCTCGGAGCTCGCGAAGTTGCCCTCCGAGCTCGGTGTCTACGTGCGCACGGCGACCGACGAGCAACTGCCACTGGATTTCGGCTCACGCCGCGTCGTGCTCGTCGCCACCACGGCGAGTCAGCTCGACGCCTGGCTTGCGACGGGCTCGAACCCGAACGTCGAGCTCGACATCGAGCTTGGTCAGGACACCGCCGGGTGGTTGCTCGAACACCGTGAGCTCCTGGCTGCGAACGCCGACCGCCTGCGCCTGCACCAGCCGAGTCACGAACACCTGTCCGAGGCAACCGCCCACGACCTGCGCGATCCCCGCGCGTTCTTCCAGCAGCTCATGCTGCCGCTTCGGGTGAGCGGCCTGCCGGCGTGTCTGGCACCGGGCGCAAACTGGTGCGAAGAGCGAGCCATCTTGGAGGCAGCCTGGTTCGATGCCGAGAGCGGCCGCCTGGACATCCGAGAGCTCGCGCGTTTCCACATTCGTGCGCGCTACGGGGCCAAGAGTGTGCGCTGCGCCGACTGCGTGGTGGAAGCGCGCTGCGAAGGAGCGCACATCAACTGGGTGAGGGACCAGGGGCTCGGCAAGCTCACGCCCCTCGTGGAAGGCGCCGAAGCCGAGCGTGTGGCCCAGCGCCTCGAACAGCTCTACCCGGTGGCGCCCCCGCGTTTGAGCAAGGCGTCACCACCCGAGCCCGTGGCCCCGAGCCTGCCGGGATTTCCCGAGCCGACCGCCGCGCCGATGGATCCGCTCGCGGCCATCGCCCTCGCACAACAAGAGAAACGGGCGAAGCGGAACCTGCCGCTCGCGAAGGTCTGA
- a CDS encoding radical SAM protein has protein sequence MSISPARRLPLISDDGLARGEAHHRTKGLLRITMACNERCPFCNVPVEDYARPTPPPQELERDLLAFLASGEKTLTISGGEPTLYRERLLGVVARAKSASVPWSELQTNAVLIDRGYAAALSEAGLSSAFVSLLADLAPLHDELSGLPGAFDKCLAGIDALLDAGITVTLNPVIASQTQSRVTAYVDFVASRLPRVRSISLSAVQPHGRAASQLELMPDYAVLGPEVRRARERAKQHQLELLNPYCGLPLCVGWEAHFASSVEAIEAAAARSGGAQHAAHGVHNRGNKRHGEPCLRCALRTRCGGAWHAYFFHRKGSGLAAPLERREPWDGPAADPTGQTVVVAREGVDDETLAALRKSSTPTLWLLAPRLRAGDGVRLRDAGVTDLALRTQAPGLLEDQACVAELRAIAAANATLDPQLALRVCVGFTRLGSFRAAFDALRLCSASGVECVRLLVEADGRHARFVAAAKRELGLEVSVLEQRA, from the coding sequence ATGAGCATCAGCCCGGCTCGGCGACTGCCGCTGATCTCCGATGATGGCCTCGCCCGGGGCGAAGCTCACCATCGGACCAAGGGGCTCCTGCGCATCACCATGGCGTGCAACGAGCGCTGCCCATTCTGCAACGTGCCGGTGGAGGACTACGCACGGCCGACTCCTCCGCCCCAGGAGCTCGAGCGAGACCTGCTCGCGTTCCTGGCGTCCGGCGAAAAGACGCTGACCATCTCCGGCGGCGAGCCAACCCTGTATCGCGAGCGACTGCTCGGTGTGGTCGCGCGGGCGAAGAGCGCGAGCGTACCCTGGTCGGAGCTGCAGACCAACGCGGTCTTGATCGATCGGGGCTACGCCGCGGCGCTCAGCGAAGCCGGGCTCAGTTCCGCGTTCGTGTCACTGCTCGCGGATCTTGCGCCATTGCACGACGAGCTGTCGGGCCTGCCGGGCGCGTTCGACAAGTGCCTCGCGGGCATCGACGCGCTGCTCGACGCGGGCATCACCGTCACCTTGAATCCAGTCATTGCCAGCCAGACCCAGAGCCGGGTCACCGCCTACGTCGACTTCGTGGCGAGCCGCTTGCCGCGCGTGCGCTCGATCTCCTTGTCCGCAGTGCAACCCCACGGGCGCGCAGCGAGCCAGCTCGAGCTGATGCCGGACTACGCCGTGCTGGGCCCCGAGGTGCGGCGTGCCCGCGAGCGCGCGAAGCAACATCAGCTGGAGCTGCTCAACCCTTACTGCGGGCTCCCACTGTGTGTGGGCTGGGAAGCGCACTTCGCTTCTTCCGTCGAGGCCATCGAGGCGGCGGCGGCGCGCTCGGGCGGCGCACAACACGCCGCTCACGGCGTGCACAATCGCGGCAACAAACGCCATGGCGAACCCTGTCTTCGCTGCGCGCTCCGAACCCGCTGCGGCGGCGCCTGGCACGCCTACTTCTTTCACCGAAAGGGCAGCGGCCTCGCGGCACCGCTCGAGCGACGCGAACCCTGGGACGGGCCCGCCGCGGATCCTACCGGTCAGACCGTGGTCGTCGCACGCGAGGGCGTCGACGATGAAACGCTGGCGGCGCTCCGGAAGAGCTCGACGCCCACGCTGTGGCTCTTGGCTCCGCGCCTTCGGGCCGGCGACGGCGTCCGCCTGCGCGACGCGGGCGTGACCGATCTGGCGCTCCGGACCCAGGCCCCGGGCTTGCTCGAAGATCAGGCGTGCGTCGCGGAGCTTCGAGCGATCGCAGCAGCCAACGCCACGCTCGATCCGCAGCTCGCGCTGCGAGTCTGCGTCGGTTTCACGCGACTCGGCTCGTTCCGCGCCGCGTTCGACGCGCTGCGCTTGTGCTCGGCCTCGGGTGTCGAGTGTGTACGGCTGCTGGTTGAGGCGGACGGGCGCCACGCACGCTTCGTCGCCGCCGCCAAGCGCGAGCTGGGGCTCGAGGTCAGCGTGTTGGAGCAAAGAGCGTGA